One segment of Mus caroli chromosome 6, CAROLI_EIJ_v1.1, whole genome shotgun sequence DNA contains the following:
- the Emc3 gene encoding ER membrane protein complex subunit 3 produces MAGPELLLDSNIRLWVVLPIVIITFFVGMIRHYVSILLQSDKKLTQEQVSDSQILIRSRVLRENGKYIPKQSFLTRKYYFNNPEDGFFKKTKRKVVPPSPMTDPTMLTDMMKGNVTNVLPMILIGGWINMTFSGFVTTKVPFPLTLRFKPMLQQGIELLTLDASWVSSASWYFLNVFGLRSIYSLILGQDNAADQSRMMQEQMTGAAMAMPADTNKAFKTEWEALELTDHQWALDDVEEELMARDLHFEGMFKKELQTSIF; encoded by the exons ATGGCGGGGCCCGAGCTGCTGCTTGACTCCAACATCCGCCTCTGGGTGGTCCTGCCCATCGTTATCATCACTTTCTTCGTGGGCATGATCCGCCACTACGTGTCAATCCTACTGCAGAGCGACAAGAAGCTCACCCAGGAACAAGTGTCTGACAG TCAGATCCTAATTCGAAGCAGAGTCCTCagggaaaatggaaaatacattCCCAAGCAG TCTTTCTTAACACGAAAATATTACTTCAACAACCCAGAGGATGgatttttcaaaaaaacaaaaaggaaggttGTGCCACCTTCCCCTATGACAG ACCCCACCATGCTCACAGACATGATGAAAGGGAATGTCACAAATGTCCTCCCAATGATTCTTATTGGCGGATGGATCAACATGACGTTTTCAGGCTTTGTCACAA CTAAGGTCCCGTTTCCACTGACACTTCGCTTCAAGCCTATGCTTCAGCAAGGAATAGAGCTGCTCACACTAGACGCGTCCTG GGTGAGTTCTGCATCCTGGTACTTCCTCAATGTGTTTGGGCTCCGGAGCATTTACTCTCTAATCCTGGGCCAAGATAACG CCGCCGACCAGTCACGAATGATGCAGGAGCAGATGACAGGAGCAGCGATGGCCATGCCTGCGGACACCAACAAAGCTTTCAAG ACAGAGTGGGAAGCTTTGGAACTGACAGATCACCAGTGGGCGCTCGATGATGTGGAAGAAGAACTCATGGCCAGAGACCTCCACTTTGAAGGCATGTTCAAAAAGGAACTACAGACGTCCATATTCTAA